One Paenibacillus sp. FSL W8-0186 genomic window carries:
- a CDS encoding L-fucose/L-arabinose isomerase family protein, with product MKKLKLGYAPTRRFTFSAEDAFKYKVMIKEKIQSFGMDFELVDLEGINEEGLLYDDHIAADRIVERFKRENVDAVFFPHCNFGTEDTVARVGKALGKPVLLWGPRDEAPLEDGMRLRDTQCGLFATGKVLRRFNVPFTYVTNSRVDSLVFERGFTNFVAAANVVKQFRNLRILQIGPRPTSFWTMMCNEGELLERFGIELHPITLIDIQRTSQRIEKGSSSELAEAIDYIKAKLDWSEVTEEDVRRIAALKVAMKQYAVQNGCSAIAIQCWSALQEAMGIMPCLANAILTDEQIPVTCETDIHGAITSVMVQAATMNQLPTFFADLTVRHPENENGELLFHCGNFPVSLSVEERPKLSRHFLFDDHAPGTHEGEIKGGGMTLARFDGDHGEYQLFLGKARGIQGPYTRGSYVWVEVNDWPLWEEKLVKGPYVHHSVGIHANVIPALYEACNYIPGLTADPVDPTEQQIQAWLRGSNL from the coding sequence ATGAAGAAATTGAAATTGGGATATGCCCCTACACGTCGTTTTACGTTCAGTGCGGAGGATGCGTTCAAGTACAAAGTAATGATTAAGGAGAAGATCCAAAGCTTTGGAATGGACTTCGAGCTCGTAGATCTTGAAGGAATCAATGAGGAAGGGCTGCTGTACGACGATCATATCGCTGCGGACAGAATTGTAGAGCGGTTCAAACGCGAAAATGTCGATGCCGTCTTTTTTCCGCATTGTAATTTCGGGACAGAGGATACGGTGGCGAGGGTAGGCAAAGCGCTGGGCAAGCCAGTGCTGCTGTGGGGGCCGCGCGATGAAGCGCCGCTGGAGGACGGCATGCGCCTGCGCGATACGCAGTGCGGGCTGTTTGCGACCGGAAAGGTTCTGCGCCGTTTTAATGTGCCGTTTACGTATGTGACGAACAGCCGGGTCGATTCTCTGGTATTTGAGCGGGGATTTACGAATTTCGTAGCCGCGGCGAACGTGGTGAAGCAGTTCCGCAATCTGCGGATTTTGCAGATTGGCCCTAGACCGACATCGTTCTGGACGATGATGTGCAATGAAGGCGAATTGCTGGAACGGTTCGGCATCGAGCTTCATCCGATCACCCTGATCGACATTCAAAGAACATCGCAGCGGATCGAGAAAGGCAGCAGCTCAGAGCTGGCGGAGGCGATCGATTATATTAAAGCAAAGCTGGATTGGTCGGAGGTGACCGAGGAAGACGTTCGGCGGATTGCCGCTTTGAAGGTGGCGATGAAGCAGTACGCCGTGCAGAACGGATGCTCGGCCATTGCCATTCAATGCTGGTCGGCCTTGCAGGAGGCGATGGGCATCATGCCATGCCTTGCCAATGCCATTCTGACCGACGAGCAAATTCCAGTAACGTGCGAGACGGATATCCACGGGGCGATCACCTCGGTGATGGTGCAGGCTGCAACGATGAATCAGCTGCCGACTTTTTTTGCCGACCTGACGGTTCGTCATCCAGAGAATGAAAATGGGGAGCTATTGTTCCATTGCGGCAATTTTCCGGTATCGCTGTCTGTGGAGGAGCGGCCGAAGCTATCCCGGCATTTCCTGTTTGACGATCATGCCCCGGGGACGCATGAAGGCGAAATCAAAGGCGGCGGCATGACGCTGGCTAGATTCGATGGCGATCATGGGGAATATCAATTGTTCCTCGGCAAGGCTCGCGGCATTCAAGGGCCGTATACGCGCGGTTCTTACGTTTGGGTGGAAGTGAACGATTGGCCGTTATGGGAAGAAAAGCTGGTCAAAGGTCCTTATGTGCATCATTCGGTAGGTATACATGCCAACGTTATCCCGGCTTTATATGAGGCATGCAACTATATTCCCGGCTTGACGGCGGATCCCGTCGATCCGACAGAACAGCAAATCCAAGCCTGGCTGCGCGGTTCGAATTTATAA
- a CDS encoding LacI family DNA-binding transcriptional regulator translates to MRMEDIAKIAGVSKAAVSFALSGKQGISAETRERILQIAKEHGYSPKSKSAAPEQALKTLLFLAFANSGIVLEQYYQQPFFRELIQYIEERCRSYGYSLMFSSVEPEHYVEEIKTIVEEKRSDGVILLGTNLSQAQIAAIANELTAPLVVLDTCYETLPVHFIEINNVMGAYQAGAHLAGLGHRNIGYIASNVRIHNFEDRKRGFLAALRDHQLEVAGDGFFAVAPTILSSQDELKSQLSAYLASGKPMPTALFCECDYIAISAIKTLGELNYRIPEDVSVVGFDNISEARIVSPELSTVHVEKERMAQLAVDLMIQSIESPQPVKTKVKVDTQFIPRGSSSGIK, encoded by the coding sequence GTGAGAATGGAGGATATCGCCAAAATCGCCGGGGTTTCCAAAGCGGCTGTATCATTTGCGCTAAGCGGAAAACAGGGCATCAGCGCGGAAACACGCGAGCGGATATTGCAAATCGCCAAAGAGCATGGATATTCCCCGAAATCCAAATCGGCAGCGCCCGAGCAGGCGCTCAAAACGTTACTCTTTTTGGCATTCGCCAATTCCGGCATCGTGCTTGAACAATATTATCAACAGCCTTTTTTTCGCGAGCTGATTCAATACATCGAGGAACGATGCCGGAGCTACGGTTATTCGCTCATGTTCTCTTCGGTAGAGCCGGAGCATTATGTCGAGGAAATTAAAACCATCGTGGAGGAAAAAAGAAGCGACGGCGTCATTCTGCTTGGAACGAACCTGAGTCAAGCACAAATAGCGGCAATCGCTAATGAATTGACTGCTCCGCTCGTCGTGCTCGATACCTGCTACGAGACGCTTCCGGTTCACTTCATCGAAATCAATAATGTCATGGGTGCTTATCAGGCAGGTGCTCATCTGGCCGGGTTAGGACATCGCAATATCGGCTACATTGCCTCCAACGTGAGAATCCATAATTTCGAAGACCGCAAGCGGGGTTTCCTCGCCGCTCTTCGGGATCACCAGCTGGAGGTGGCCGGGGACGGCTTCTTTGCCGTAGCCCCCACGATCCTATCCTCCCAGGATGAATTAAAAAGTCAGCTCTCCGCCTACCTGGCCTCTGGCAAACCTATGCCGACAGCCTTGTTCTGCGAATGTGACTATATTGCTATCAGCGCCATCAAGACGTTAGGCGAGCTTAACTACCGTATTCCAGAGGATGTGTCGGTCGTCGGATTCGATAATATTTCGGAAGCGCGGATCGTATCGCCGGAGCTGTCCACCGTCCATGTCGAGAAAGAACGGATGGCTCAACTCGCCGTTGACCTGATGATTCAATCGATCGAATCCCCCCAGCCGGTGAAGACGAAGGTCAAGGTAGATACCCAATTTATTCCGCGCGGGTCATCGAGCGGCATCAAATAG
- a CDS encoding glycosyl hydrolase family 88, with protein sequence MLNDTERQWLDGVIRKLTQKMDVVSERSRNKIPYTTINGVHDDRGAHNPSGDDTDGICWWTNGFWGGMLWLMHHETGNEKYKEIAQISEAKLDRCFQEFYGLHHDVGFMWLPTSVANYKVTGNAESRKRALHAANLLAGRFNLAGGFIRAWNDLEEGDTRGWAIIDCMLNIPLLYWATEETGDPRFRQIAMRHADTSMQAFVRPDGSVNHIVEFDPFKGGVVRTHGGQGYGEGSSWTRGQTWALYGFMMSYIHTGKDEYLQTAKRVAHYFMANIPEDGIIPVDFRQPEEPRRMDDTAAAIAACGFIEIAKAVGGHESRSFVAAALKLLRTLDKSRIDWSADTDHFLLNGSGAYHSDTHHQAIIYGDFYFMEAIFKLKGNDLYLW encoded by the coding sequence ATGTTGAATGATACGGAACGGCAATGGCTGGATGGCGTCATCAGGAAACTGACACAGAAAATGGACGTGGTCAGCGAGCGTTCCCGGAACAAGATTCCTTATACGACGATTAACGGTGTGCACGACGATCGGGGCGCCCATAATCCTTCGGGCGATGACACAGACGGCATTTGCTGGTGGACCAACGGTTTCTGGGGAGGCATGCTGTGGCTTATGCACCATGAAACCGGCAACGAGAAGTACAAGGAGATCGCACAAATCTCCGAAGCCAAGCTGGATCGGTGCTTTCAAGAATTTTACGGTCTGCATCATGACGTTGGCTTTATGTGGCTGCCAACCAGCGTGGCGAATTACAAAGTGACGGGAAACGCGGAATCTCGAAAGCGGGCGCTCCATGCTGCGAATCTGCTGGCAGGCCGCTTCAATTTGGCAGGGGGCTTCATTCGCGCATGGAATGACCTGGAGGAAGGCGATACGAGGGGCTGGGCGATTATCGATTGCATGCTCAATATACCGCTCCTGTATTGGGCCACCGAAGAGACGGGGGATCCGCGATTCAGGCAAATCGCAATGAGGCACGCAGATACGTCTATGCAGGCCTTCGTTCGTCCTGACGGCTCTGTCAATCACATTGTCGAGTTCGATCCTTTTAAGGGGGGAGTCGTAAGGACGCACGGCGGCCAGGGCTACGGGGAAGGCTCTTCCTGGACGCGCGGGCAGACCTGGGCTTTGTACGGCTTCATGATGAGTTATATTCATACCGGAAAGGACGAGTATTTGCAGACGGCCAAGCGGGTTGCGCATTATTTTATGGCCAATATTCCAGAGGATGGCATCATCCCGGTCGATTTCAGACAGCCGGAGGAGCCAAGGCGGATGGACGATACGGCAGCAGCCATTGCGGCATGCGGATTCATCGAGATCGCCAAGGCCGTCGGCGGGCATGAAAGCCGCTCTTTTGTGGCGGCCGCGCTGAAGCTGCTAAGAACGCTCGATAAATCGCGGATCGATTGGTCGGCCGATACCGACCACTTCCTGCTAAATGGTTCCGGAGCCTATCATAGCGATACACATCATCAGGCGATTATTTACGGTGATTTTTACTTTATGGAAGCGATATTCAAGCTGAAGGGCAATGATCTTTATTTGTGGTAG
- a CDS encoding glycoside hydrolase family 4, with translation MIDSKVSHPKIVVIGAGSLFFGRQSIWQMVDSKYLNQGTLALVDTDEEKLSKMVRLAEMVAKENHVPLKVEGSTNQREVLKDADFVVLSFAENTVKYRGIDCQVALKYGIRMCSGDTIGPGGIFRAMRELPVIMECVKDIEELCPDAWVINYINPSAVHGIALSRYAPQLKTFALCDSHHMPHKKAYYAIRAGIIEDISEFNEEIDQKFDFRIAGVNHFTWLLKAEYDGKDVMPKIAESMRISAGTENDGGDTGAKALYNDAITYELYHIFGYIPTCTAHTKEYVRYWQGLGKTEDTIPPLSIWETEDRYQRHEEMWEQVDNFLSGKRPIADYMASFGPDHATDIIENMVGSLGKRFFVNTLNNGAVTNMNDDAFLELLCEVNMDGIKPLHVGEMPRGIRGMQELVLDTHELTAEAVVERSFTKLRRAMLTDPLVNSIHDADMMIKELLELEKEIIPGYWYE, from the coding sequence ATGATAGATTCTAAAGTATCACATCCGAAGATCGTCGTTATCGGGGCGGGAAGTTTATTTTTCGGGCGTCAATCGATTTGGCAGATGGTCGACTCTAAATACTTGAATCAAGGAACACTTGCTTTGGTAGATACGGACGAAGAAAAGCTGTCCAAGATGGTCAGGCTTGCTGAAATGGTGGCCAAGGAGAACCATGTGCCCCTTAAAGTGGAGGGCTCGACGAATCAGAGAGAGGTACTGAAGGATGCTGATTTTGTCGTCCTCAGCTTTGCTGAAAACACTGTAAAATACCGCGGCATCGATTGCCAGGTTGCTTTAAAATACGGAATTCGCATGTGCTCCGGGGATACGATCGGCCCAGGCGGGATCTTCAGAGCCATGAGAGAGCTGCCAGTCATAATGGAATGCGTTAAAGACATCGAGGAGCTTTGTCCCGATGCGTGGGTCATTAATTATATCAATCCTTCTGCCGTCCACGGCATCGCTTTAAGCCGGTATGCGCCTCAGCTGAAAACCTTCGCCCTTTGCGATAGCCACCATATGCCGCATAAGAAAGCTTATTATGCCATTCGGGCAGGCATCATTGAGGATATTAGCGAGTTCAATGAAGAGATTGATCAGAAATTTGATTTCCGCATTGCCGGCGTCAATCATTTCACCTGGCTGCTAAAAGCCGAGTATGATGGAAAGGATGTCATGCCTAAGATAGCTGAGTCGATGAGAATATCGGCGGGAACGGAAAACGATGGCGGGGATACAGGCGCAAAAGCGCTGTATAACGATGCCATCACGTATGAGCTCTATCACATTTTCGGGTATATTCCGACATGTACGGCCCACACGAAAGAATACGTCCGCTATTGGCAGGGACTGGGCAAGACGGAAGACACCATTCCGCCTTTATCGATTTGGGAAACGGAAGACCGGTATCAACGCCATGAGGAGATGTGGGAGCAAGTGGATAATTTCCTTTCCGGTAAACGTCCTATCGCTGACTATATGGCATCATTCGGGCCCGACCACGCCACGGATATTATCGAAAATATGGTGGGCAGCTTGGGCAAGCGGTTCTTTGTTAATACGCTCAATAACGGGGCGGTGACGAACATGAATGACGACGCTTTCCTAGAATTGTTATGTGAAGTGAATATGGACGGAATCAAACCCCTGCACGTGGGTGAGATGCCGCGGGGAATCCGGGGCATGCAGGAGCTCGTGCTGGATACGCACGAACTGACGGCGGAGGCTGTTGTAGAACGAAGCTTCACGAAATTGAGAAGAGCGATGCTAACTGATCCGCTGGTAAATTCCATACATGATGCAGATATGATGATTAAAGAGCTGCTGGAGTTGGAAAAGGAGATCATCCCGGGATATTGGTACGAGTAA
- a CDS encoding AraC family transcriptional regulator yields the protein MKMKDMGILNELSELISLRMKSVFALAHDGKWVEHKAHIDYDLWFIQSGIVTIRIDGIEHQARAGDVVFFYPGIPYMASTTDQGCRFIYVHFDFEIGNQQRILSDFPLSGIIPEQLIREETILFGKAFMQSNQLDNMPGNRLYLKACLMAVIAKIIELYGQDRYTGTFLNGRRPRTAERNLDVLQPVFSYIHSHLHKSIKMSELAQLVGISEKYFITYFKKTLGITPGQYIYQIKMNRARDYLNLKKYTIQEIASLLGYPDPFTFSKAFKKYYNVPPSKFD from the coding sequence ATGAAAATGAAGGACATGGGCATTCTCAATGAGCTGTCGGAATTGATCTCGCTGCGAATGAAGTCTGTTTTTGCGCTGGCCCATGACGGGAAGTGGGTCGAGCATAAGGCGCATATCGACTACGATCTTTGGTTCATACAATCCGGAATCGTTACGATTCGTATCGATGGAATCGAACATCAGGCCAGAGCAGGAGATGTGGTCTTTTTTTATCCGGGAATTCCTTATATGGCTTCTACCACCGATCAGGGGTGCCGGTTTATTTACGTGCATTTCGACTTCGAAATAGGCAACCAGCAGCGAATTCTGAGCGACTTTCCGCTCTCGGGAATTATACCGGAGCAGCTGATTCGGGAGGAAACCATCCTGTTCGGCAAAGCCTTCATGCAATCGAATCAGTTAGACAACATGCCGGGGAACCGTCTATATTTAAAAGCTTGTCTAATGGCTGTCATCGCCAAAATCATTGAGCTCTATGGACAAGACCGATATACCGGCACATTTCTGAACGGGAGAAGGCCAAGAACAGCCGAGCGGAATTTGGACGTGCTGCAGCCGGTATTCAGTTATATTCACAGCCACCTGCACAAATCGATTAAAATGAGTGAGCTCGCCCAGCTTGTCGGCATATCCGAGAAATATTTCATCACTTATTTCAAAAAGACATTGGGTATTACTCCGGGACAATATATTTACCAAATTAAGATGAACCGGGCGAGGGACTATCTAAACTTAAAAAAATATACGATTCAGGAAATTGCCAGCCTCCTTGGCTACCCCGATCCGTTTACGTTTTCGAAGGCTTTTAAAAAATACTATAACGTTCCCCCGTCCAAGTTTGATTAA
- a CDS encoding glycoside hydrolase family 43 protein: MISDNRNTGVIRNPVLPGFNPDPCIIRAGDTYYIAVSSFEWLPGVRVYESANLAEWEHCTDILTDQVQLQGNPKNCSIWAPQLSYHDGLFYLMYTDVKSTKRPFKDCHNYLITAPSIHGPWSEPVYLNSSGFDPSLYHDEDGRKWLLNALWDYRITEGNKSSGIVIQEYDSKQRKLIGAPQKLFDCTPLKKTEAPHIYKRNGYYYLITAEGGTGSGHAVTVARSKELLGPYEVDPLNPMLTSSGKPEAELQCAGHGSLVETPEGEWYMAHLCTRPLEGQYAILGRETALQQVYWDEEGWLRLTFGGNTPQVEVPLPKGAAIKGGIRAEIVDEFNGTKLHPRWNTLRIMADESWCSLSERPGSLRIHAGESAQSLFSHHIVAIRQTHKSFRAETALDHEPTLYLQMAGLMLYLNEDNYWYAYVSHEEGLGRVLRLLRCERDEFTLEPVIIDLKEGPVRLAVEVSGVNGQFFYRGEGAAAWQPVGQPQNISFLSGGFTGNFIGIAAHDMNQFKGSYADFHYFRYEGRDE, translated from the coding sequence TTGATTTCGGATAACAGAAACACAGGAGTAATCCGCAACCCGGTACTGCCGGGCTTTAACCCGGATCCCTGCATTATACGGGCCGGGGACACTTATTATATTGCCGTTTCCTCGTTTGAATGGCTGCCAGGCGTCAGGGTGTACGAGTCGGCCAACCTGGCGGAATGGGAGCATTGCACGGATATTTTGACGGACCAGGTTCAGCTGCAGGGTAATCCGAAGAATTGCAGCATCTGGGCGCCGCAGCTCAGCTATCATGACGGCTTGTTCTATCTCATGTATACGGATGTTAAGAGCACCAAGCGTCCTTTTAAGGATTGCCATAACTATTTAATTACCGCCCCCTCCATCCATGGGCCTTGGTCGGAGCCGGTTTATCTGAACAGCAGCGGCTTCGATCCGTCCCTGTACCATGACGAAGACGGCCGCAAGTGGCTGTTGAACGCCCTGTGGGATTACCGCATTACGGAAGGCAATAAATCGAGCGGTATCGTCATTCAAGAGTACGATTCGAAGCAGCGGAAGCTGATTGGAGCGCCGCAGAAGCTGTTTGACTGCACCCCGCTGAAAAAGACGGAGGCCCCGCATATTTATAAGCGTAACGGCTACTACTACCTCATTACGGCGGAAGGAGGCACAGGCAGCGGCCATGCGGTGACCGTCGCGCGTTCCAAGGAACTGCTCGGGCCGTACGAGGTCGATCCGCTTAACCCGATGCTGACCTCCAGCGGCAAGCCTGAAGCAGAGCTGCAATGCGCTGGCCATGGCAGCCTGGTGGAGACGCCCGAAGGCGAGTGGTACATGGCTCACCTGTGCACCCGTCCGCTGGAAGGCCAGTATGCCATCCTTGGCAGGGAAACGGCGCTTCAACAGGTGTATTGGGATGAGGAAGGATGGCTTCGGTTGACCTTCGGCGGCAATACGCCGCAAGTAGAAGTGCCGCTGCCTAAAGGAGCGGCCATCAAAGGCGGGATTCGGGCAGAAATTGTGGATGAGTTCAACGGTACTAAACTGCATCCGCGCTGGAATACTCTCCGAATCATGGCAGATGAAAGCTGGTGCTCGCTCTCCGAGCGCCCGGGCAGCTTGCGAATTCATGCAGGCGAATCCGCCCAGAGTTTGTTCAGCCACCATATCGTGGCCATCCGGCAGACGCATAAGTCCTTTCGTGCCGAGACGGCATTGGATCATGAGCCGACGCTGTATTTGCAAATGGCGGGATTGATGCTGTATCTGAATGAGGACAATTATTGGTACGCCTATGTGAGCCATGAAGAGGGACTAGGCAGGGTGCTGAGACTGCTGCGCTGCGAGCGGGATGAATTTACCCTTGAGCCCGTCATAATCGATTTAAAGGAAGGACCTGTTCGCTTGGCCGTGGAAGTATCCGGAGTCAACGGCCAGTTTTTTTACCGCGGAGAAGGGGCAGCAGCATGGCAGCCGGTTGGACAGCCGCAGAACATCAGCTTTCTGTCCGGCGGATTTACCGGTAATTTCATCGGCATCGCTGCCCACGATATGAATCAGTTTAAAGGCAGTTATGCCGATTTTCATTATTTCCGGTATGAAGGCCGGGACGAATAG
- a CDS encoding glycoside hydrolase family 28 protein, which produces MLVFNIDDYGARKNSSELSTAAIAAAIAAAEEAGGGTVCVPPGCYRTGAIIMKSSIELHVSPGATLSFSDHPDDYPVVTSCWEGVKQEVYASCIFGQDLENVSVTGSGRLEGNGQAWWDKHRNRRGELAYPRPKLISFDGCRRVTIRDVSLANSPSWTVHPVRCQDVTIDNLSIFNPADSPNTDGIDPESCTNVRISNCQIDVGDDCIAIKAGTEDTEARVPCENITITNCTMIHGHGGVVIGSEMSGGVRNVVISNCVFKQTDRGIRLKSRRGRGGVVEDIRVSNIVMEDVICPFILNLYYFCGPRGKDQYVWDKHPHPVTEETPCFRRIHFANITARRVHAAAGFLYGLAEQYVAEVTFDQIDISMAENATPGQPAMMAGIKDMSSRGFFLGNVRDIRFRNVTVENHAGPAFYVENGERVTVENCESRNTKQAERLLEQVTLPPQESLGGTGD; this is translated from the coding sequence ATGCTTGTTTTTAACATAGATGATTATGGTGCGCGCAAAAATAGCTCCGAGCTGTCGACGGCAGCGATTGCGGCTGCCATCGCCGCTGCGGAAGAGGCGGGAGGAGGCACGGTGTGCGTCCCGCCGGGCTGTTACCGCACTGGCGCAATTATCATGAAGAGCAGCATTGAGCTTCATGTTAGTCCGGGAGCGACACTGTCTTTCAGTGATCACCCGGATGATTATCCGGTGGTGACCTCCTGCTGGGAGGGCGTGAAGCAGGAGGTATACGCCTCATGCATTTTCGGCCAGGATCTAGAGAATGTGTCCGTAACTGGCTCGGGCAGGCTGGAGGGAAACGGGCAGGCCTGGTGGGACAAGCATAGGAACCGCCGCGGGGAGCTTGCTTATCCCCGTCCCAAGCTGATCAGCTTCGATGGCTGCCGCCGGGTAACGATCAGGGATGTGTCACTGGCCAATTCACCAAGCTGGACGGTCCATCCGGTTCGTTGTCAGGATGTTACGATCGATAATCTGTCCATCTTCAATCCCGCGGATTCGCCGAATACAGACGGCATCGATCCCGAGTCCTGCACGAACGTCCGCATCAGCAATTGCCAAATTGACGTAGGGGACGACTGTATCGCTATTAAGGCGGGGACCGAGGATACGGAAGCCCGGGTTCCTTGCGAGAACATCACGATTACCAACTGCACGATGATTCACGGGCACGGAGGTGTTGTGATCGGGAGTGAAATGAGCGGCGGCGTGCGGAATGTCGTCATTTCGAATTGCGTGTTCAAGCAAACCGACCGCGGCATCCGCCTGAAATCCAGGCGCGGACGGGGCGGAGTCGTCGAGGATATTCGGGTGAGCAATATCGTTATGGAGGACGTCATTTGCCCGTTCATCCTGAACCTGTATTATTTTTGCGGACCGCGAGGCAAAGACCAATACGTATGGGACAAGCATCCGCATCCGGTTACAGAGGAGACACCATGCTTTCGCCGGATTCATTTCGCGAACATTACCGCGCGAAGGGTGCATGCCGCCGCCGGATTTCTGTATGGGCTGGCTGAGCAGTATGTTGCGGAGGTGACCTTTGATCAGATCGATATTTCGATGGCTGAGAACGCTACGCCCGGACAGCCGGCGATGATGGCGGGCATCAAGGATATGAGCAGCCGGGGCTTCTTCCTCGGGAACGTACGAGATATCCGCTTCCGGAACGTAACTGTGGAGAACCATGCAGGGCCGGCCTTTTATGTCGAAAATGGCGAACGGGTCACTGTGGAGAATTGCGAATCCCGGAATACGAAGCAAGCAGAGCGGTTGCTGGAGCAAGTCACCTTGCCTCCCCAGGAGAGCTTGGGAGGAACCGGAGATTGA
- a CDS encoding glycoside hydrolase family 88 protein has translation MAKMHWAIRTADSIMERTPKLYEGQGYHGKWSYDYGVILKGFERLWKMNGDEKYFGYIRDNMDYFIQEDGSVKGYRQDEHNIDHLNNGKLLFVLHKETGEEKYARAAALLREQLKTHPRTSEGAFWHKRIYPYQIWLDGLYMGAPFYLEYLLNFEQEGDLADVTRQFILCERHTKDEKTGLLYHAWDEQRVQPWCNPQTGQSPNFWGRSLGWFVMALVDVLELLPPEHGDFNELRRILNETLSALRNYQDAGSGVWHQIVDAGGRKGNYLEASASSMIMYAIAKGLRLGLLGSEWISSLDHAYAGLISEFVLETKEGWVNLNKTCQVAGLGGEDRRDGTYAYYISEPIITNDQKGLGAFLLACTEYEYLEVEGRAAHR, from the coding sequence ATGGCAAAGATGCATTGGGCGATACGAACCGCGGATTCCATCATGGAACGTACGCCGAAGCTGTATGAGGGCCAGGGCTATCACGGGAAATGGTCCTATGATTACGGGGTGATCCTAAAGGGATTCGAACGGTTGTGGAAGATGAATGGGGATGAGAAATATTTCGGGTATATTCGCGATAATATGGATTACTTCATTCAGGAGGACGGCTCGGTGAAGGGCTACCGGCAGGATGAGCATAACATCGACCACCTGAATAACGGCAAGCTGCTGTTCGTACTGCATAAGGAGACCGGCGAAGAGAAATACGCACGCGCTGCGGCATTGCTCCGGGAGCAGTTGAAGACGCATCCGCGCACGTCGGAAGGGGCTTTTTGGCATAAGCGGATTTATCCTTACCAGATTTGGCTGGACGGTTTGTATATGGGGGCCCCTTTTTATTTGGAATATCTGCTGAACTTCGAGCAGGAGGGCGATCTCGCCGATGTAACCAGGCAATTCATCCTTTGCGAAAGGCATACGAAGGACGAAAAAACGGGACTCCTCTATCACGCCTGGGACGAGCAGCGCGTGCAGCCTTGGTGTAACCCGCAGACAGGGCAGTCGCCGAATTTCTGGGGAAGGTCACTCGGCTGGTTTGTGATGGCGCTCGTTGATGTCCTCGAATTGCTGCCGCCGGAGCACGGCGACTTCAATGAGCTAAGGCGCATTCTGAACGAAACGTTAAGCGCGCTAAGGAACTATCAGGATGCCGGTTCCGGCGTCTGGCACCAAATCGTCGATGCTGGGGGCCGCAAAGGAAATTATTTGGAGGCTTCCGCCTCCAGCATGATCATGTATGCCATAGCCAAAGGCCTCCGTCTCGGCCTACTTGGCTCCGAATGGATCAGTTCGCTGGATCATGCCTACGCCGGCCTGATTTCGGAATTTGTGCTGGAGACAAAGGAGGGCTGGGTCAATCTGAACAAGACCTGCCAGGTAGCCGGCTTGGGCGGCGAAGACCGCCGCGACGGCACCTATGCGTATTATATCAGCGAGCCGATCATTACGAATGACCAGAAGGGGCTTGGCGCCTTCCTGCTGGCTTGTACAGAATACGAGTATTTGGAGGTTGAAGGGCGCGCGGCGCATCGATAA